One region of Triticum aestivum cultivar Chinese Spring chromosome 6B, IWGSC CS RefSeq v2.1, whole genome shotgun sequence genomic DNA includes:
- the LOC123139535 gene encoding uncharacterized protein, translating to MTMLSRSSDPPMDVQKGTAWPAATEEEELSCCTAASLKVFMVLYSLYMVGLIIWMFKVCENWWQAWPAVFLVLVWVLALLVLAGQHAKVTLSASSDHCLDLEKGAGPTLTKEEELAKVNSRIAKGIMVVLVRLLLFSRTFLFCF from the exons ATGACAATGTTGTCGCGGAGTTCTGATCCTCCCATGGATGTCCAAAAAGGCACTGCCTGGCCGGCGGCGACAGAGGAGGAGGAGCTGTCCTGCTGTACCGCGGCGTCGCTG AAAGTGTTCATGGTGCTGTATTCGCTGTATATGGTTGGCCTGATCATATGGATGTTCAAGGTTTGCGAAAATTGGTGGCAGGCATGGCCGGCTGTTTTTCTCGTGTTAGTCTGGGTATTGGCACTCCTGGTGCTTGCCGGGCAACATGCCAAAGTAACGTTGTCCGCGAGTTCTGATCATTGCCTGGACCTCGAGAAAGGCGCTGGGCCAAcgctgaccaaggaggaggagctggCCAAGGTGAACTCTCGCATTGCCAAGGGTATCATGGTGGTTCTGGTGAGGCTTTTGCTTTTCTCCCGCACCTTCCTATTTTGCTTCTAG